A stretch of Clostridia bacterium DNA encodes these proteins:
- a CDS encoding DUF4886 domain-containing protein — protein sequence MNEKKLLMIGNSFSWNAYTYLQSIADSSPMKLKVGDLCYGGCSLQMHKNFFETGAEVYGYEHTRRKSNGSCDINTALESDDWTHISLQQVSGLAGNFDTYQPYLDYVYNYVHKRVPNAEIIIHQTWAYQHDSTHEHFPDFNCDQDYMFKCVKEAYFRAAEAIGAKHIVPSGEAFQLARASAIGDTLCEDGFHANAKGQYLAGGVFFEVVTGGSIYDSTFKPDNINDGDFAILRDCIHKACDMYGRCE from the coding sequence ATGAACGAAAAGAAGCTTTTAATGATCGGAAATAGCTTTTCCTGGAACGCTTATACCTATCTGCAGAGCATAGCCGACAGCAGTCCGATGAAGCTTAAGGTTGGAGATCTTTGCTACGGCGGATGCAGTCTCCAGATGCACAAGAATTTCTTTGAGACCGGAGCCGAGGTTTACGGCTACGAGCATACCCGCAGAAAGAGCAACGGTTCCTGCGATATAAACACTGCGCTCGAGAGCGACGACTGGACTCATATTTCGCTGCAGCAGGTCAGCGGACTTGCCGGTAATTTTGACACGTATCAGCCGTACCTCGATTACGTTTACAACTACGTTCACAAGCGCGTACCGAACGCGGAGATAATAATACATCAGACGTGGGCGTATCAGCACGATTCCACACACGAACATTTTCCCGATTTCAATTGCGATCAGGACTATATGTTCAAGTGTGTGAAAGAAGCCTACTTCCGCGCTGCCGAAGCGATAGGAGCGAAGCATATAGTGCCGTCGGGCGAAGCGTTCCAGCTTGCCAGAGCGAGCGCTATCGGCGATACTCTCTGCGAGGACGGTTTCCACGCCAACGCCAAAGGGCAGTATCTCGCGGGCGGTGTCTTCTTCGAGGTCGTGACCGGCGGATCGATTTATGATTCGACCTTCAAGCCGGATAATATTAACGACGGGGATTTTGCGATTCTTCGCGACTGCATACACAAGGCCTGCGATATGTACGGCAGATGCGAATAA